The nucleotide sequence GTGAGGTTGGGTGCGGGATCGGTCCAGTCGACGACGGGAATGCCATTGATCCATGTTTGAATATGGCTGCCCTCGGACTTGATCTCGATTTCATTCCAATCGGTAGGCTTTAACGCGAACGCCGCCGGGCTCTTCATGTCGGGCTCGACGAGCCAGCCGCGCTTGTAGCTCTCGTAGATCCACCCGCTGGGGCTGGCATTGCCTTGGTTGGGGTCGGCGGGGGCCACTTCGCCCTGCACGCCGGAGATCACGGGGTATTGCTTCTCGTCGTACTTGATGGTCGAGTGATAGAACAAGCCAAAGTTGCCCTCGCCTGCCATCTTGAACGTGCCGCGTACGTGGAAGTCTTTCCAGGTATCCTTCGTCGCGAGGTAACCTTCGGATTTCTTCTCGCCGCTGCGGCCCCAGATGACACCGTCCTCGACGGACCACTTCTCCTGGCCCCATTCGACCCAGCCATCGAGGTCCTTGCCATTGAACAGCGGACGCCACGTTCCGAGACGGCCAAGGTCCTTTACTTTGACGTTGCGAAACTTCATTTCGGAGGGTTGTCCATCCTGACGTTCACGGACCACGAAGGCAACGTGGCCTTTGACATACGGGGTCGTCGGGCCGCTGACTCCTCGGCTGCCTTTATGTGCCAACGTCACCGTCACTTTGCTCTCTTGTGCCGAGATGCCCAGCGTGGCCCATGATCCGGGTTCCGGTTTGAATGCCGTCGAGAAACCACTAATCGAGGTAGTTGTGGACCCTTCGGCATGCTGCACGGAAGCCCCGCAGCCCTGAATATCGCGGGGTGCGGCGGCGATAGCGGCACCTTCCGGAAGCGGCAGCTTGGGCAGCGCGTGGCCTCGAAGATAGACACTTGCGAGGAATGGCGCCTCCGCCTGGACGTCCAGCTCCAGTTCCGCATCGGCGTATTCGCGGTCGCCAATGATAATGGCCTCTTCGCCGGGTTTGGCGCGGCCGGTAAGGACTCCGTCCTTGACAGACCAGTCGCCGCTGATGACTTTCCAGCCGGCAAGGTCAGCACCAGGCGTGATGTCTTGGAATTCTTGAGCGCCAGCCGAAATGGCGGCGAATACCGCGAAAAGCGCGATTATCTGTTTCATGATGTGACTCGATCCCCCTCTGGTTCGTTGGGCGCGAAATTGGTGTACGTGCAGTCCTACACCAAACACGCGTCATTGTGCAAGAATACCAACGGGCATTGTGCCGTGATACGTCAGAAAAGTCCTTGATTCTTAAGAAGATTGCGGTATCCATTCGGCAAATGGATTGAAACGAATGCACCTTCTCGTATCCGCCTTAGGACATGTGTGGGAACTGGCGTCACCGGTCTTATCTTCCCTTCGGATGCATCATGAAGAAGATTGACGGCTGAGTCTATCATTGCGTGCCGATAGGAAATGCATGATCTTTGCTCCAGCTCGCAATAATCCGCGCGTTCGACAACGCAGCACTGTTCCTTATTCGATTCCCAGTGGCTGAAATTCACGATGAGGAGTCTATCCGGGTCTTGGAAGGGGTCGGATACGACGACGCATAAATGAGCGGCAACTCTGGGGTATGGCTTACTCCAGTACGCGAACCCCGCATCAATAACAGTGGGTTGCGTCATTCGGAGGTTGGCTAACCGCGCGAAAGCGACGCGAAGTACTTATCCTCGTCGCGATTCCGTTCAATTTCCCGAAGGTCTGCTGTTCGCCCCACAGCTTCCACGATATCGGAAAGCGGGATCGGATTGGATTGCCTCAAAGACAGTTTGCCGGGCTTGTTCTTGATGTACTCGGCAAATTCATGCGTTAGATCGCGCAACTTCCATTGATCCCAATCTCTGTATCGGTTGAAAACCTCCGTCAATTTAGCCGCTTCATACTGCGATAGAAGGTCATCGCCCGGATCGGAAATCAACTCTACGTCTTTGTCCTTCGTAGAGATATGAACCGTCCATTCGTCGGGACATGCGACTTTTCTGACACAGTTCGTGATATCGCTGAGAATCGGCCCATCCTTCAATGCAAACGGCGCATCTCCGCTAATGGGAAACCCATGCTCTTTGATGCTTTCCCGGTCTGCGATATACATCAACTTGATTAACTTAAGGTATGGCATCTTCTTGCCCTCTGCCAAGGAGAGCAAGAGTGCGGCCTCTTGAGTGGCTTTCCTGCGATTGAATACGAATGACACCTGTGCATCCTCCTCTAGGAGTATACCACAAGAAACGGTCGGATTACTGAATAGATTATCCGTGTTTCCAAAGGCTCAATACCTTAAGAACCCAAGGGCTGGGTCACGACACCGCCGCGCACGGGAGGCGCGGGCCTGAAAGGAC is from Candidatus Hydrogenedentota bacterium and encodes:
- a CDS encoding DUF1080 domain-containing protein; translated protein: MKQIIALFAVFAAISAGAQEFQDITPGADLAGWKVISGDWSVKDGVLTGRAKPGEEAIIIGDREYADAELELDVQAEAPFLASVYLRGHALPKLPLPEGAAIAAAPRDIQGCGASVQHAEGSTTTSISGFSTAFKPEPGSWATLGISAQESKVTVTLAHKGSRGVSGPTTPYVKGHVAFVVRERQDGQPSEMKFRNVKVKDLGRLGTWRPLFNGKDLDGWVEWGQEKWSVEDGVIWGRSGEKKSEGYLATKDTWKDFHVRGTFKMAGEGNFGLFYHSTIKYDEKQYPVISGVQGEVAPADPNQGNASPSGWIYESYKRGWLVEPDMKSPAAFALKPTDWNEIEIKSEGSHIQTWINGIPVVDWTDPAPNLTEGAFALQLHTGGVDGIAWKDLYVKE
- a CDS encoding SocA family protein, which gives rise to MSFVFNRRKATQEAALLLSLAEGKKMPYLKLIKLMYIADRESIKEHGFPISGDAPFALKDGPILSDITNCVRKVACPDEWTVHISTKDKDVELISDPGDDLLSQYEAAKLTEVFNRYRDWDQWKLRDLTHEFAEYIKNKPGKLSLRQSNPIPLSDIVEAVGRTADLREIERNRDEDKYFASLSRG